From a single Verrucomicrobiota bacterium genomic region:
- a CDS encoding gfo/Idh/MocA family oxidoreductase — MKPETNRLQLDIPDITRREFIARSGKVAAGSALAGVALPHVHAAGESLLRLALIGCGGRGTGAVADAMNVGQGPLKLVAMADLVKEKLAGSLGTLTKKFPEQVEVPAEQCFLGFDAYKKAIDCLRPGDVALLTTHAAFRPIHLEYAIQKGVNVFMEKSFAPDPGGTHRMLRAGEAAKQKNLKIGCGLMCRHSSARQALIQKIRDGELGEIQLTRAYRLDGGGRTGPAQAGDNELIWQIRHPYSFFWVSTGRLIDYLVHQIDECCWIKDAWPVSAHGLGGRAPDSTDCAQNFDTYSIEYTFADGSKAMVSQRGIPKCHTDFSTFVHGSKCGAQFSGNIHAPTVQIYKNQRMENANIVWRADKEPMTPYQAEWHVLLDAIRNNKEHNETQRACYTNLACLMGRAAVHMGRIVTWEEMMASNFQFCDHLDSLTLDSPPPVKADAQGRYPAPVPGVWKEI, encoded by the coding sequence ATGAAACCAGAAACGAATCGCCTACAACTAGACATCCCTGACATCACCCGCCGGGAATTCATCGCGCGCAGCGGCAAAGTCGCCGCCGGTTCCGCCCTGGCCGGAGTGGCGTTGCCCCATGTGCATGCCGCGGGAGAAAGCCTCCTCCGATTGGCCTTGATCGGTTGCGGCGGGCGCGGGACGGGAGCCGTGGCCGATGCGATGAACGTCGGACAGGGGCCGCTCAAACTGGTGGCCATGGCGGATTTGGTCAAAGAGAAGCTGGCCGGTTCGCTGGGAACGTTGACTAAAAAATTTCCGGAGCAAGTGGAAGTGCCCGCCGAACAGTGTTTCCTGGGATTCGACGCCTATAAAAAAGCCATTGATTGTCTGCGCCCGGGTGACGTGGCGCTGCTGACCACCCACGCCGCGTTCCGGCCCATCCATTTGGAGTATGCCATCCAGAAAGGGGTGAACGTATTCATGGAAAAGTCGTTCGCCCCCGATCCCGGTGGTACGCACCGCATGTTACGGGCCGGCGAAGCTGCCAAACAGAAAAACCTCAAGATCGGCTGTGGGCTCATGTGCCGGCACTCTTCGGCGCGCCAGGCGCTGATCCAGAAAATCCGCGATGGTGAACTGGGGGAAATCCAGTTGACGCGCGCGTACCGCCTGGATGGCGGCGGGCGCACGGGTCCAGCCCAAGCCGGGGACAACGAATTGATCTGGCAGATTCGTCACCCGTATTCTTTCTTCTGGGTTTCGACCGGGCGATTGATTGATTACCTGGTCCACCAGATTGATGAATGTTGCTGGATCAAGGACGCCTGGCCGGTCTCGGCCCACGGTCTGGGTGGCCGCGCGCCGGACAGCACCGATTGCGCGCAGAATTTCGACACCTACTCGATTGAATACACCTTCGCCGACGGCTCCAAGGCGATGGTCAGCCAGCGCGGCATCCCCAAGTGTCACACGGATTTCTCCACCTTTGTGCATGGCTCAAAATGCGGCGCCCAATTTTCCGGCAACATCCACGCGCCCACGGTCCAGATTTACAAGAACCAGCGCATGGAGAATGCCAACATTGTGTGGCGCGCCGACAAAGAGCCCATGACCCCCTACCAGGCGGAATGGCACGTGCTGCTGGACGCCATCCGCAACAACAAGGAACACAACGAAACCCAGCGCGCCTGCTACACCAACCTGGCCTGTTTGATGGGCCGGGCGGCAGTCCACATGGGGCGGATTGTGACCTGGGAGGAAATGATGGCCTCCAATTTCCAATTCTGCGACCACCTGGACAGCCTCACCCTGGACAGCCCGCCGCCCGTGAAAGCGGACGCGCAAGGGCGCTACCCAGCGCCTGTGCCAGGCGTGTGGAAGGAAATTTAA
- the yidC gene encoding membrane protein insertase YidC — translation MDRKTILVLVVTFVILMAWFPLVNKLYPPKQLPPSTNQLSRAFSGTNQVIVTNQSPSPTYLQSAPALPPTFQIEAKETTETLEVGGIKYLFTSHGGGLKSVELRDYPEIILPKRHQTNGIRGVVLNRDAPLPVMAVVGHSALVEDGLFKLSRRGQTIIAQKVLTNGVVLIKEFSPSTNLLLQVKIRMENRSGHPVMLPSQQYIAGTATLINATDDPLQMGVFINSSGNTDHIDDSWFANRFMGCFPGTPRERYEAAAPVSWAAVHNRFFTIVTVPKLAAPQFIATHADIPTSIVAGAKVPGLQAALIYPSVTLEAAGTNSVLEREFTLYTGPKEYNTLSSLASDMKNDVDHVMKFNGFFGWFSKGLLLAMNWLHDSLKLAYGLAIIAITLIIKIAFWPLTQASTRSMKRMSTMQPQMKVIQDKYKDDPQKMNKKMMEFMKENKVNPMGGCLPMLIQIPVFFGFYYMIQSAIELRGASFLWAWDLSQADTVAFVFGFPINPMPLIMGVTMFWQAQLTPPSPGMDPTQQKMMKYMPLIFLFILYKMSAGLTLYWTIQNLLTIAQTKLTKTEPPVTATPQPVLVKRK, via the coding sequence ATGGACCGCAAAACAATTCTTGTTCTCGTTGTCACCTTTGTCATCTTGATGGCATGGTTCCCCTTGGTGAACAAACTGTATCCGCCGAAGCAGCTACCGCCGAGCACCAACCAGCTTTCCCGTGCCTTCAGTGGTACCAACCAGGTGATTGTCACCAACCAATCGCCCTCGCCCACCTATTTGCAATCCGCCCCCGCACTGCCGCCCACTTTTCAGATTGAAGCCAAGGAAACCACGGAAACGCTCGAAGTCGGCGGCATAAAGTACCTTTTTACCTCGCACGGTGGCGGTTTGAAATCCGTCGAGTTGCGGGACTATCCGGAAATCATCCTGCCCAAACGGCATCAAACCAATGGCATTCGAGGAGTGGTGCTCAACAGAGATGCCCCCTTGCCCGTCATGGCAGTCGTCGGGCATTCCGCGCTGGTGGAAGATGGTCTATTCAAGTTGAGTCGGCGGGGCCAAACCATCATCGCTCAAAAAGTGCTTACCAACGGGGTCGTCCTGATTAAGGAATTCAGCCCAAGTACCAACCTGTTGTTACAGGTGAAAATACGCATGGAAAACCGTTCCGGCCACCCGGTGATGCTGCCGTCGCAGCAATACATCGCTGGCACCGCCACCCTGATTAATGCCACCGATGACCCGCTCCAAATGGGGGTCTTTATCAATTCCTCCGGCAACACGGATCATATTGACGACTCCTGGTTTGCCAATCGTTTCATGGGTTGTTTCCCGGGCACGCCGCGCGAGCGGTACGAGGCGGCGGCCCCGGTGAGTTGGGCGGCGGTGCATAATCGCTTCTTCACCATCGTGACGGTGCCCAAACTGGCGGCCCCGCAATTCATCGCCACCCACGCTGATATCCCCACCAGCATCGTGGCCGGCGCCAAAGTGCCCGGCTTGCAGGCCGCGCTCATTTACCCCTCCGTGACCTTGGAAGCCGCCGGCACCAACAGCGTGCTGGAACGCGAGTTTACCCTCTACACCGGGCCGAAGGAATACAACACGCTCTCGAGTCTGGCCTCGGACATGAAAAACGATGTGGATCATGTCATGAAGTTCAACGGCTTTTTCGGCTGGTTCTCCAAAGGGCTGCTGCTGGCTATGAACTGGCTGCACGATTCGCTCAAGCTGGCTTACGGTCTGGCTATCATCGCCATCACCCTCATCATTAAGATCGCCTTCTGGCCATTGACCCAGGCCAGCACGCGCTCCATGAAACGCATGTCCACCATGCAGCCGCAAATGAAGGTCATCCAGGACAAATACAAGGATGACCCGCAGAAAATGAACAAAAAGATGATGGAGTTCATGAAGGAAAATAAAGTGAATCCCATGGGCGGCTGCCTGCCGATGCTCATCCAGATTCCCGTGTTCTTCGGATTTTATTACATGATCCAGAGCGCCATCGAGCTGCGCGGTGCTAGCTTCCTGTGGGCCTGGGATTTGTCCCAGGCGGACACCGTCGCGTTCGTGTTTGGTTTCCCGATCAATCCGATGCCGCTCATCATGGGCGTGACCATGTTTTGGCAGGCACAATTGACCCCGCCCTCCCCCGGCATGGACCCCACGCAGCAAAAGATGATGAAGTACATGCCGCTCATCTTCCTGTTCATCCTGTACAAAATGTCGGCTGGATTAACGCTTTACTGGACCATCCAAAACCTGCTAACCATAGCGCAGACAAAGCTGACGAAGACGGAACCACCGGTGACGGCGACGCCGCAACCGGTGCTGGTCAAGCGAAAGTAA
- the yidD gene encoding membrane protein insertion efficiency factor YidD yields the protein MNPAQYLLCAGVRVYRAVFSPLLSTLAGPGGGCRFTPTCSVYAMEAIQTHGAAHGFWLTVRRLCRCHPWGGFGHDPVPPVKLT from the coding sequence ATGAATCCAGCCCAATACCTGTTATGCGCCGGCGTCCGCGTGTATCGCGCGGTGTTTTCGCCGTTGCTTAGCACGTTGGCCGGGCCGGGCGGCGGCTGCCGGTTTACGCCCACCTGTTCCGTCTATGCCATGGAAGCCATCCAAACGCACGGTGCGGCGCATGGCTTTTGGCTCACCGTCCGCCGACTGTGCCGTTGTCACCCGTGGGGCGGTTTTGGGCATGACCCTGTGCCGCCTGTAAAATTAACCTGA
- a CDS encoding R3H domain-containing nucleic acid-binding protein, whose translation MPVHAKETLETLLKLLGFEVTVEEHSLEEGSLLDIRTDDPGRLIGRQGKTLADLQYVTNRLIFQQDKSAPKVTVDVAGYRLQARDVLVKKAKEALEKVRRWGDVVELEPMNAFDRRIVHSVIKDDPTVETHSVEVEGTDRKAILLRPKR comes from the coding sequence ATGCCTGTACACGCGAAAGAAACATTGGAAACTTTGCTGAAACTCCTCGGGTTCGAGGTGACAGTCGAGGAACACTCACTCGAAGAAGGCTCGTTGCTGGACATCCGCACCGATGATCCAGGCCGCTTGATTGGTCGCCAGGGTAAAACCCTGGCTGACCTCCAATACGTCACCAACCGCCTGATTTTTCAACAGGATAAATCCGCCCCCAAGGTGACGGTGGATGTCGCCGGTTACCGGCTGCAAGCCCGGGATGTCCTGGTCAAGAAGGCCAAGGAAGCCCTCGAAAAAGTGCGGCGCTGGGGCGATGTGGTCGAATTGGAGCCCATGAACGCCTTTGACCGTCGCATTGTGCATAGCGTCATCAAGGATGATCCCACGGTGGAGACGCACAGCGTGGAAGTGGAAGGCACTGACCGCAAAGCCATCCTCCTGCGTCCAAAACGGTAG
- a CDS encoding radical SAM protein, with protein MRGDQFFAKLAGRPPFVKLHPRMAEFFQRYLAQEKVVKFGEQQVVNSHLPPYPSGAFSAFASQFQAMGESGAGRRLFSVTWAVTNRCGFNCWHCYNAGRSQQDISWPDTQKVAAQLQSLGVVMVTLTGGEPLLRSDLEQVASLFGEQTCVILGTTGEGLTLERARRLKASGVFACGISLDSSVEAEHDRMRGRPGAFQTALQALRTAGEAGLYPYVVTVATHEFIQKDIVAFLKFIQAAGAQEVHLLEPCPTGALTGQGQVLLTEAERTCLLGWQKMVAERDDLPILSSLTYLESAEVFGCGAGLTHLYIDGSGEVCPCNLVPMSFGNLCNTPLNEILDRMGRHFQKPRTRCAGRTLTPQVHRRAHRIPATPEEADDLCTRFLSQEHPVPEFFQIREAARDKAGQAELETAYNQIHGDYDNFWVTEAAGPVDALLARLPLASGWDIFEAGCGTGYATQKLAALVGPSGRVTAADISQGMLTEARRRLGTVGNVTFLHGDALEALSNRHSLDLIFTSWVLGYIPLEAFFANAVRALRTGGLLVLVVHQQNTPRRPLEIFAELVAENPAVLQKQVFFDFPWSKEDLSQRLRAQGLEPEYVVEGEITFQYPTANQVLEHLLKSGAGTAYYDALDPIARPGLEARFLEQLTLENGGQPVYKVSHKYVSCMAKAKAISGLSK; from the coding sequence ATGCGTGGCGATCAATTTTTTGCCAAGCTGGCAGGTCGGCCGCCGTTTGTGAAGCTCCATCCCCGGATGGCCGAGTTTTTCCAGCGTTACCTGGCGCAGGAAAAGGTCGTGAAGTTTGGCGAACAACAGGTGGTCAATTCCCATTTGCCTCCTTATCCGAGCGGCGCTTTTTCCGCCTTTGCCAGTCAGTTCCAGGCAATGGGTGAATCGGGTGCCGGGCGCCGACTTTTCTCGGTGACGTGGGCGGTGACCAACCGGTGCGGTTTTAACTGTTGGCACTGTTACAACGCCGGTCGCAGCCAGCAGGATATTTCCTGGCCGGATACACAGAAGGTCGCGGCCCAATTGCAATCCCTGGGCGTAGTCATGGTGACGCTGACCGGCGGTGAACCCCTGTTGCGTTCTGATCTGGAACAGGTGGCCTCCTTGTTTGGCGAGCAGACCTGCGTGATTCTGGGCACCACGGGCGAGGGCTTGACCTTGGAGCGTGCCCGGCGTTTGAAAGCCAGTGGCGTGTTTGCCTGTGGCATCAGTCTCGACAGTTCGGTGGAAGCCGAACATGACCGGATGCGCGGGCGACCCGGAGCTTTTCAAACCGCGCTCCAGGCCCTCCGAACCGCCGGAGAAGCGGGTTTGTACCCCTATGTCGTCACGGTGGCCACCCATGAATTCATCCAAAAAGACATTGTCGCCTTTTTAAAATTTATCCAGGCGGCGGGTGCGCAGGAAGTGCATCTGCTGGAACCATGCCCCACCGGCGCATTGACCGGACAGGGCCAGGTGCTGTTGACGGAGGCCGAGCGGACTTGTCTTTTAGGCTGGCAAAAAATGGTAGCAGAACGGGACGATCTGCCAATTCTTTCCTCATTGACGTATTTGGAATCAGCAGAGGTGTTTGGGTGTGGCGCCGGATTGACGCATTTATACATTGATGGCAGCGGAGAAGTTTGCCCCTGCAACCTGGTGCCGATGTCTTTCGGCAACCTCTGCAACACACCGCTGAATGAAATTCTGGACCGCATGGGGCGTCATTTTCAGAAGCCGCGCACCCGTTGCGCGGGACGCACCCTCACACCACAAGTGCATCGGCGCGCCCACCGCATTCCCGCCACTCCGGAAGAGGCGGATGATCTCTGCACCCGCTTTCTATCGCAGGAACATCCGGTGCCGGAGTTTTTCCAGATTCGTGAGGCAGCCCGGGACAAAGCGGGACAAGCGGAGTTGGAAACGGCCTATAATCAAATTCACGGGGACTACGATAATTTTTGGGTTACGGAAGCCGCCGGGCCGGTGGATGCCTTGCTGGCCAGGCTGCCATTGGCCTCTGGATGGGACATTTTCGAGGCTGGTTGCGGCACCGGTTACGCCACGCAAAAACTGGCCGCGCTGGTCGGGCCGTCCGGGCGGGTGACGGCGGCAGACATTTCGCAAGGCATGTTGACCGAAGCACGACGCCGACTGGGCACCGTTGGTAACGTGACTTTTCTGCATGGCGATGCCCTCGAAGCCCTGTCGAACCGTCACTCACTGGACTTGATTTTTACGAGCTGGGTTCTGGGGTACATTCCGTTGGAGGCTTTTTTTGCGAACGCCGTCCGGGCCTTGCGAACGGGTGGCCTGCTGGTGTTGGTGGTTCACCAGCAAAACACCCCACGCCGTCCGTTGGAGATTTTTGCGGAACTGGTGGCCGAAAATCCGGCGGTCCTGCAAAAACAGGTCTTCTTCGATTTTCCCTGGAGCAAGGAAGACTTGTCCCAGCGATTGCGGGCGCAAGGATTAGAACCGGAGTACGTGGTCGAAGGGGAGATTACTTTTCAATACCCAACGGCGAACCAAGTGCTGGAACACCTTTTGAAATCAGGAGCCGGCACCGCTTATTATGATGCCCTGGATCCCATCGCCCGACCCGGTTTGGAAGCCCGTTTTCTGGAGCAGTTGACGCTGGAAAACGGTGGCCAGCCAGTCTATAAAGTCAGCCACAAATACGTGTCATGCATGGCGAAAGCAAAGGCCATCTCTGGCCTTTCCAAATAG
- the rnpA gene encoding ribonuclease P protein component, whose amino-acid sequence MADSPSRLTLPRSRRLRTGRDFSRPRTDGKRLVLGCLILNWLPLESGGVSRLGVVTSKKVGGAVIRNRCRRLMREVYRLHQLELAQPMDLVMVARPSMANKTFGQIERDFLTAMRQSRLWASPAQ is encoded by the coding sequence ATGGCCGATTCCCCCAGCCGGCTTACGCTGCCCCGCAGCCGGCGCCTGCGGACGGGCCGTGATTTTTCACGTCCACGAACCGATGGCAAACGGCTAGTGCTCGGTTGTTTGATTCTGAATTGGCTGCCGCTGGAATCCGGGGGGGTGAGCCGTTTGGGCGTCGTTACCTCAAAAAAAGTGGGGGGCGCGGTCATTCGTAATCGGTGTCGGCGCTTGATGCGCGAGGTATATCGGCTGCACCAGTTGGAACTGGCCCAGCCGATGGACTTGGTGATGGTGGCCCGCCCTTCCATGGCCAATAAAACGTTTGGACAAATCGAGCGTGACTTTCTCACCGCCATGCGCCAAAGCCGGCTGTGGGCGAGCCCGGCACAATGA
- the rpmH gene encoding 50S ribosomal protein L34 has translation MKRQYQPSKVRRRRQHGFLNRNSTKSGRATLANRRRVGRKRLTPV, from the coding sequence ATGAAGAGACAGTATCAACCGTCGAAAGTCCGTCGGAGACGCCAGCATGGGTTTCTGAATCGCAACTCCACCAAGAGCGGTCGCGCGACCCTCGCCAACCGCCGCCGGGTTGGCCGCAAACGGCTGACTCCCGTATAA